Proteins found in one Asterias rubens chromosome 12, eAstRub1.3, whole genome shotgun sequence genomic segment:
- the LOC117297941 gene encoding leptin receptor overlapping transcript-like 1, translated as MAGIKSLVALAFSASIGILLVVLSCALPTWGQQWWPMFVVTFYVLSPVPMLIGNRLSNTDSLGAASSALRELCIFLTTGIVVSAYGLPLVFAHTEVIDWGPALLVLAGNTWCFVTILVFFIVFNRNDDFEFQVW; from the exons ATGGCAGGAATAAAGAG cTTGGTGGCTTTGGCTTTCTCTGCTTCAATTGGAATTCTACTGGTGGTGTTATCATGTGCCCTGCCAACATGGGGACA ACAATGGTGGCCCATGTTTGTGGTGACATTCTATGTGCTATCTCCAGTACCTATGTTAATAGGTAATCGCCTATCTAATACAGACAGTCTAGGAGCAGCCAGTAGTGCACTGCGTGAGTTATGTATCTTTCTAACAACTGGCATCGTAGTCTCTGCATACGGACTGCCTCTAGTCTTTGCACACACTGAAGTG atCGACTGGGGACCTGCCTTGCTGGTCTTAGCTGGGAATACATGGTGTTTTGTCACAATTctagtgttttttattgttttcaatCGCAATGACGATTTTGAATTTCAAGTTTGGTGA